The Leishmania panamensis strain MHOM/PA/94/PSC-1 chromosome 32 sequence genome window below encodes:
- a CDS encoding kinetoplast DNA-associated protein, putative (TriTrypDB/GeneDB-style sysID: LpmP.32.3910) codes for MLRRSFTLRRVSPFSLFQKHLGKTGVLKGLKNPFKKSSELYRRLSTPERKMFEERARRVTYPALDAYNRFQKQYASRFVHLPMKQRQRKVAQVWAELKMSGKLKIPKVAARKIKAAAKKKVAKKKTNRSISTPSKVADKKSLK; via the coding sequence ATGCTACGCCGTAGCTTCACGCTTCGTCGGGTGAGCCCCTTCTCACTCTTCCAGAAGCACTTGGGTAAGACTGGTGTATTGAAGGGTCTCAAGAATCCTTTTAAGAAATCATCGGAGCTGTACCGGAGGCTCTCTACGCCGGAGCGGAAGATGTTCGaggagcgcgcgcgccgAGTGACATACCCTGCCCTTGACGCGTACAACCGCTTTCAGAAGCAGTACGCGTCCCGCTTCGTGCACTTGCCCAtgaagcagcgccagcgcaagGTGGCCCAGGTGTGGGCGGAGTTGAAGATGAGTGGGAAGTTGAAGATCCCCAAGGTCGCTGCGCGCAAGatcaaggcggcggcgaagaagaaggtggcgaagaagaagacgaaTCGGTCGATCTCGACGCCCTCAAAGGTGGCTGACAAGAAGTCTTTGAAGTAG